In the genome of Candidatus Krumholzibacteriota bacterium, the window GCAGCCCGTCTGGCGCTACGACAAGCCCGACCCGGGGCGCTTCCGCGAGTTCCTGCAGTTCGACATCGACACGGTCGGCGCGACCTCCCGCGCGGCCGACGCCGAGATCGTCGCGGCGATGCACGACTGTCTCGAGGCCCTGGGCCTCGCATTCCGTATCCGCTACAGCAGCCGCAACGTGATGAACGCGCTCGTCGCGCTCCTCGGGCTCGACGCCGGCATGGTGAAGCCGGTGCTCAGGATCATCGACAAGCTCGACAAGCAGGGGATCGAGAACGTCAAGCTCGAGCTCGGCCCGGGCCGCACCGACGAATCCGGCGCCGTGATCGAGGGCCTCGGCCTCGGCGACGAGCGGATCGCCACGATCGAGCGCTTCCTCGCCATCCGCGGCGAGACGCGCGCCGCCACGATCGACGAGGTGCGGGCGATGCTGGGGGACGCCGAGGGGGCCGACACCGGGGTCGCCGACCTCGCCGACATCGACCGCTTCCTCACGGCGATGGGGATCGCCGACGAGCGCGTCGTCGTCGATCCGTCGATCGCCCGCGGCCTCGACTACTACACGGGGCCCGTCTTCGAGGCCGTTTTGACGGACGCGAAGCTCGAGCGTTTCGGCTCGGTCATGGGCGGCGGCCGCTACGACGGGCTCATCGAGGTATTCACCGGCGAGCGAACGCCGGCCACCGGCGCCTCGATCGGCGTCGACCGGCTTTTCTCGGCGATGCAGACGGCCGGCCTGATCGAAATGAAACCCTCGACCGCCGACGTCATCGTGACGGTGATGGACCGGAAGGAGATCGTCCGCTACGGAACGATCGCCGTCGAGCTCCGCCGGGCGGGATTCAACACGGAGCTCTACCTCGGCAACCAGAAATCGATCGGCAAGCAGCTCAAGTACGCCGACCGGCAGATGATCCCCGTGGCGGTCATCGCCGGCTCGAACGAGTTCGAGCGCGGCGAGGTCTCGATCAAGGACCTGCGCGTGATCAAGGAGACGACCGTCGAGATCGAGGAGCGCAGCGAGTGGGTGGAGAAGAAGGTCGGCCAGGTCACGGTGAAGCAAACAAAGATGGTCGCCGAGATCCGGCGGATGCTGTCGGCCCGAACGGAACGGAGAGAGGACTGATGAGCGACACGGTGCATCTCGACGGGAAGAGCCTGGCGATCGAGGACGTCCTGGACATCGCCGCCGGGCGCAAACGGGCGGTTTTCGCGAGGGGCGTGGAAACGAAGATCGCCCGGTTCCGGCAGGGTCTCGAACGCCAGCTCGTCGAGCGGCCCGACATCCGGATGTACGGGATCAACGTGGGATGCGGCGATCTCAAGGACACCGACATCTCCCCCGCCGCCTTCGAGGAGTACCAGGAGCGCTACATCAAGGCGCACAACTGCGCCACCGGCCGGCCGATTTCCGTCGAGGCGGCCAGGGCGATGCTCGTCGTCCGTCTCAACTCCTTCGCGAAGGGGCATTCGGGGGTGCGCCCGGAGACCTGCCGGCTCATGCTCGAGATGATAAACCGCGACGTCGTCCCCGAGATCCTCGAGGAGGGCTCGGTGGGGGCGAGCGGCGATCTCGTCCCGCTGGCGATGGTCGGCGCGGTGATGCTCGGCCTGCCGCAGGCGAAGGCCTACCACGAAGGCAGGCGGATGAGCGCGCGGCGGGCCCTCGAGGCGGCCGGGCTCGAGCCGATCCGCCTCGGCGCCAAGGAGGCGATGGCGATCACCAACGGGACGACCTTCATGGCAGCCCTCGGCATCTTCGCCCTGCGCGACGCCGAGCGCCTCATGGAGACGGCGACCGCGGCCGCCGCGCTCTCGCTCGAGGCGATCCGCGGCGAGAAGGACGCCTTCGCCACGCTGATCCACAACGCGCGCCCCCATCCCGGCCAGAAGCGGACGGCCGCCGCGATCCGCAGGCTCGTCGCCGGCTCCCGCCGGATGACCGCCGTCTCCCAGCGCTACCGCTGGGGAAACGGCGAGGAGGACGCCCGCCCGGATACCGACCACATCCACGAGACCGGGCGCGTCCGGGTCCAGGATCGCTACAGCTTCCGCTGCGTCCCCCAGGTGCACGGCCCGGTCCTCGAGGCGATCGACACGCTGCGCGACGTCCTCTCGATCGAGATCAACAGCGCCGTCGACAATCCCCTCGTCACCGTCGACCGTCGCGGCCGCTTCCGCTCGGTGAGCGGTGGCAATTTCCACGGCCAGCCCCTGGCCGTCGCCTTCGACCTGCTCAAGCTCGCCCTCGCCTCCGCGGGGCTCCTCTCCAACAAGCGCACCTTCTCGATGCTCGACCGGTTCCAGAGCTACGGGCTGCCGCAGGATCTCGCCGCCGACCCCGCCGCCGGCGACACGGGGCTCATGCTCGCCCAGTACGCCGCCGCGGCGCGCGCGGCCGAATCGCGCGTCCTCTCGACGCCCGCCTCGGTGACGTCGATCTCGACGTCGGCGAACCAGGAGGATTTCGTGTCGATGGGATCGATCGGGGCGCTCCACCTGGGCAAGGTGATCTACAACACGCAGGTGATCGTCGGGGTCGAGCTCCTCTGCGCCCTGCGGGCGCTGCAGATGAGCGAGGGATGGCTCCCCGAGAAACTCCGGGGGCTCGGGAAGGGGACGACGCCCCTCTACCGCTACCTCGACGCGCTTTTGCCGCCCGTCGACGGCGACCACTACCTCAAGACCGACATCGACGCCGTTGTCGCCGAGGTCCGCGCCGGCACCCTGACGGGGCTCTCCGGCGAGTGACGCGCGGACGGCCGGTCTCTACCCCGGCAGCACCGTCCCGTCGATCCTGACCGTCACGTCGGCCATCGGCACGATGCGGCCCGAGGCAGCCACCGCGTCCTTCACGAGGTTCACGATCCCGTTGCAGCAGGGCACTTCCATGTGCGCCACCGTCACCGAGCGGATCCCGGCGGTGCGGAAGATCTCCGCGAGCTTCTCGCGGTAGCGCGACGTGTCGTCGAACTTCGGGCAGCCGACCAGCAGCACCCGCCCGGCGAGGAGTTCCTCGTGGAAGCCGGCGTGGGCGAAGGGCACGCAATCGGCGGCGACGAGCAGGTCGGCACCGCGGAGAAAGGGAGCGTTCGGGGGAACGAGGTTGATCTGCACCGGCCACTGCCGGAGGGCGCTGTGCCGGAAACCGCTTCCCGGCACGGGGTCATGCGGTGGGGCGTCCGGCGGCACGGCGGCGTTCTCGCGGCGGTCGACGATCTTCGCGCCGGGGCATCCCCCGTGGAGCCCGCGACCGCCATCGCGCGGCGCCGCGAATCCCTCCGGCACCGCGATCCCCTTCTCGCCGAGACAGGCGATCGCCTCGGCGAGGAGATCGTCCTGCCCGTGGCCCTGCAGGTGCTCGAGATGCGCGCGGATCGTGTTCGCGCCGTGGGGGATGACGTTCTCCATCACCCGGCGCTCGTCGTAGGGCCCGGCCTCGCGCTCCTCGACCTCGATCGCCCCCTCGGGGCAATGGCCGATGCAGGCGCCCAGGCCGTCGCAGAAGAGGTCGCTCACGAGCCGCGCCGTGCCGTCGATGATCTGCAGGGCGCCCTCCGGGCAGTTCGGCACGCACTCGCCGCACCCGGTGCATTTCTCCTCGTCGATCCTGATCATCTCCCTGCGCATCCCGCGCTCCTTTCGGTCGGCGCCCCGCGCGCCGTTCAGCCGGTCGGCCGGTCAGTAGACGCCCTCGAACTCGGCCAGCTTCGTCGCGGCGAGATGCCTGCCGACCATGCGGTTGATCGAGGCGACGAGGTCGCCCATGATGCAAACGTCGCCCATGCACCCCGGCGTTCCCATGAGACAGTCGCTCGGCCTGAGCGGCCCGTCGATCGTCTCGAAGACCTCGAGCAGCGTGATGTCGCCGGCGGGACGTGCCAGTTCGAATCCGCCCCCCGGCCCCCGCCTCGCCTTCACGAGCCCGGAGCGGGCGAGCCGCTGCAGGACCTTTGCGAGATGATGCTCGGAGGCGCCGATCGTTTCGGCCAGTTCCCGCACCGAGTGGAACTCGCCCCCGCGGCTGGCGAGGAGCGCCATCGAATGCAGCGCCAGCGAGGCCGCTTCCGATATGTTCAGCACGCTTCTCATTGCCTTCCTCCTCTTATGGTATTACGGTACTCATATACCAATATATACGTGGAGTTCCCTCCTGTCAAGAACGTCCCGCGAGGACATGAAGGGATGCCGCCCGGCAACCGGCGCGCGACCGGGCGCGGATCAGACGACGCCCTCGACCATCGGCGGCAGGTCGGCGATGCGCTTCGCGACGGCAGCGCCGAGCGCGCGGCAGCCGAGGAGCGCCTCGGTGTCGGGAACGTACTTCACCCGTACCCCCTCGGCGGCCTTCTCGACCTTCATCTCGTCGAGCCATCCCTCGAGGAGCTTCACCGCCTCGCCGCTCCAGCCGTACGACCCGAAAGCGCCGCCGACGAGGCCCTTCGGCTTGAGCCCCTTCAGGTAGGTGAGGATGTCGGCCAGGGCGGGAAAGATCGTGTTGTTGAGGGTCGGCGACCCGACGACGAGGGCGCCGGCATCGAGGATCTCGGTGGCGATGTCGCTGCGGTGCGTGCCGCGGGCGCTCATGATCCGCACGCAGGCGCCGTTCGAGGAGAGGCCGTCGGCGACGGCCCTCGCCATCGTTTGCGTACTCCCCCACATCGTGTCGTAGAGGATGACGGCCTTGCGCTTCCGCTCGCGGCCGGCCCACCGGCGGTAGAGCGCGAGGATCCGGTCGATCTTCGAGCGCCAGACGGGGCCGTGGTCGGGGGCGATCACGTCGATGTCGAGACCGAGCGACTCGATCCGGTCGAGTACCTTCCCCGTGATGTGCGCGAAGGGCAAAAGGATGTTGGCGAAGTACTTCGCCGCCTCCTGCTCGAGGACGAGATCGGGGATCTGGTCGTCGAAGCGCTCGCACGAGGCCAGGTGCATCCCGAAGCCGTCCTGCGAGAAGAGGACCCTGTCGGCGTCGAGCCAGGAGACCATGCTGTCGGGCCAGTGCAGCATCCGCGTCTCGACGCAGGTCAGCGACATGTTCCCCAGGTCGATCGACCCCCCGTCGGAAACCGCCTCGACCGGCAGGCCGGCGTGGAAATGCTCCTCGATCGCCTCTGCGCCCTTGGCCGACGCGTAGAGCCGCTCCGGCCCGATCGCGCGGACCGTCTCGACGAGGCAGCCTGAGTGGTCCATCTCGGAGTGGTTGGAGACGATCGTGTCGATCCCCGAGGGATCGGTCACCGAGGCGATGCGCGCCATCATCTCGTCCCTGAACGGCTTCTTGACCGTGTCGATCAGCGTCACGCGGTCGGCCATGACGAGGTAGGCGTTGTACGTGCTCCCCCGGTGCGTGGAATATCCGTGGAAGTCCCTGATGTCCCAGTCGATGGCGCCGACCCACCAGACGTGTTCTGTCACGGGGATCGCGCGGAAGATTTCCTTCATCCCGTCGCCTTTCTGCTGACGTCCACGGTACAGGATACACGCTTCACGCGCCGAACGCCACATCGAGGATCATCATCAGCACGAATCCGCCGATCGCACCCATCGTGGCGATGTCGGTGTTTCCCTCGCTCTGCGACTCGGGGACGACCTCCTCGACGACGACGAAGATCATCGCGCCGGCGGCGAAGCCGAGCGCGTACGGCAGGATCGCTCGCGAGGAGAGGACGGCCAGGGCGCCCGCGACTCCGGCGATCGGCTCGACGATGCCCGAGAGCTGCCCGTACCAGAAGGCGCGCAGCCGCGACATGCCCTCCCGCCTGAGCGGCATCGAGACGGCCGTCCCCTCGGGGAAGTTCTGGATGCCCATGCCGACGGCGAGGGCGACGGCCCCGGCCAGCGTCGCCGGCCCGATGCCGGCCGCCGCGGCGCCGAAGGCCACGCCGACGGCGAGCCCCTCGGGGATGTTGTGCAGCGTGATCGCGAGGACGAGGAGCGTGCTCCTCCGCCACGTGGTGCCGATCCCCTCCGCGTCCGCCGTCGCCATCCGCGGATGCACGTGCGGCAGGATGCGATCGACGACGCGCAGGACGATCGCGCCGAGGAGGAAGCCGGCGGCGGCGGGGAACCACGAGGGAAGAGGGCCTTCCCCGCTCATCTCGAGCGCCGGCGCGAGAAGCGACCAGAAGCTCGCTGCGATCATGACGCCGGCCGCCACGCCGAGCATCGCGTCGAGGACCCGCCGCTCGATGTCGCGCCCGGCGAAGACGACCGCCGCCCCCGCGGCGGTCATGAGCCAGGTGAAGCAGGTCGCGATGAGCGCCTGCGTGACGGGGTGGAATCCCCGGAGCAGTTCGGCCATGTTTTCTCCTCGTCGCCGGCGGCCGCGGAAATCGGCCTACCTGAATCCGTCCATGATCCTTGCGAGCGCCGCCGTGTCGTGCTCGCGGCCGACGAGCGGTCCGTCGCGGAGGACGGGAACGCGCTGCTCGAAGGGCGCGCGATCGCCCCGGAAGAAGACGCCCACGGGGATGCGGTCACCCCATTCGCGCGCCCGCGCCGCCGCCGCCTCGCGATCGGAGGGATCGTGATCGCCGCCGAGCTCGTAGACGCGCTTCTTGTACCAGGCGAAGGTGTTGATCCTGTTGAACGAAACGCACGGCTGGAGCACGTCGACGAGCGCGAAGCCGGGGTGGCGCACCGCCTCGGCGACGACCCGAGCGAGATGGTCGGGCATCCCGCTGAAGGAACGGGCGACGAAATTGGCGTGCATCGCGATCGCGATCGAGAGGGGATCGAACCGCTCGCTCGTCACGCCCCCCGGCTGGGCCTTGGTCACGAGCCCCTCGGCCGAGGTCGGGCTCGCCTGTCCCTTCGTCAAACCGTAGATCTGGTTGTCGTGCACGATCATCGTGATCCCGATGTTGCGCCGGATGGCGGCGAGGAAATGGTTGCCCCCCTCGCCGTAGCAGCAGCCGTCGCCGCTCTCGACGATCACCTCGAGGCGGGGATCGGCGAGCTTCGCCCCCGTCGCCGCCGGCAGCGCGCGCCCGTGCAGCCCGTCGAAGACGTTGACGTCCAGGTAGTGCGGCGCCTTGGCAGCCTGGCCGATCCCGGAGACGAAGAGGACCTCGCGGGGGGCGATCCCCGCCGCGGCGAGGCCGTTCTTGACCCCCTCGAGCAGCTGGAAGTTGCCGCAGCCCGGACACCAGGCCGTCTCGTGCGATCCGAAATCCTCAGGCGTCACCATGGCCGAGCCCCCTCAGGATGAAGCCGGGCGTGATCGGCAGCCCGTCGTACCGGTTGATCCGTTCACCGAACGCGAATCCCGTCTCGCGCCGGACGAGCCCGGCGAACTGTCCCGCGGCGTTCCCCTCGACGCAGACGGCGCGCGGGGCCGCCTCGAGCGCGGGCAGGAACGCCTCCGCGACAAGCGGCCAGACCTGCGAAAAGTGCATCACGGCGGCCGGCGTGCCCGACGCGCTGATCGTTTCGGCGGCCTCGACGGCCGCGCCGCGCGTCGACCCCCAGCAGACGATGAAAAGCTCCGGGCGCTCGTCGCCGATCAACTCGGGCGGCGCCGCCTCCGCACGTATCCCCTGTCCTTTCCGCAGGCGCTTCCCGTGCTGCAGGACCCGCGCCTCGAGGTTTTCGGTGAGATGACCGTCCGCGGTGTGCTCGTCGCTGTCGGCGACCACGATGTGCCCGCCCGCGCCGGGCGTGAGCCGCGGGGACACCCCATCCCCGGTGACGCGGTAACGCTCGTATGGCGTCTCGACCGACGCCGGATCGGCGCCAACCCGCACGGCGGGGAGTCGCTCGATGTCGAAGGGCTCGACCGCGCGGAGGGAATCGGCGAGGAACTGGTCGGTGAGAAGGAACATCGGACCCTGCCAGCGCTCGGCCGACTCGACGGCGCGCCGCGCGAGGTGGAAGCACTGCTCGACGGTGCCGGGAGCCCAGATCGCCCGAGGGAACTCGCCGTGCCCCGCATACAGGACGAAATCGAGGTCGGCCTGCTCGGTGCGGGTCGGCAGCCCCGTCGCCGGTCCGGGCCGCTGCGCGACGACGACGACGAGGGGGGTCTCGGTGGCCCCGGCGAGGCTCACTCCCTCCTGCATGAGGGCGAACCCGCCTCCCGAGGTGGCGGTCATCGCCGTCGCGCCGGCGAAGGAGGCACCGATCGCCATGTTGACCGCCGCGATCTCGTCCTCGGCCTGCTCGACGACGATCCCGGCGCGTTCGGCCATGCCGATGAGGGTCAGCGGAACCGAGGTCGCCGGCGTCATCGGGTAGAAGGAGCAGAACCGCACGCCCGCCGAGGCCGCCCCGAGGGCGATCGCCTGGTTGCCGTTCATGACGAGCCGGTTCGTCCCGCCCGGCGCCGCCGGCAAGGAGAGGGCGCCGCCGCCCCGCGCCGCGCCCCGGTCGAAGCCGGCGTAAAAGGCCTCCCGGTTCGCTTGGGCGACCTCCGCCCCCTTCTTCTTCTCGAACGCGTGCGCGACCGTCTCCGCCGCCTCGGCGCGGTCGAGACCGAGAAGCGCGCAGAGGACGCCCAGGGCGACGGTCCCCCGCACGATCCCGCCCGGGAGCTCGTCGAAGGGAACGGCGAACAGGCCCTCGCCGTCGCCGGCACCTTCCGCGTCGGCCCGGTCGGCCACGATGACGCCCCCCTCGCGCATCTCCTCGCGGTGGATCGCGATCGACGGGGCGTCCAGACAGAGCAGCAGATCGACCCTCTCGTCGGGGGCGTGGATCTTTCCGGCGGAGGCCCGGACGGCGAAGGTATTGTGCCCTCCCCGGATGCGCGACATGTAGCTCTGCGTGACGACGATGCGATACCCCGCCCGGACGAGGATCCTCGCGAAAAGCCCGCCGAGGGTCTGCAGGCCCTGCCCCGCCTCTCCCGCGATCAGCGTATTGACGACTCGTTCATTCACCGGTCACCTCCCGCCGCCGGCCGGCGGCCCGCATGCGTTCCGCTCCCCCGACGAACGAGGGGGAGGCCGCCCGGCCTCCCCCGTTCCGTCGATGAACACCCGATCCCGTCGCGTCGCGGGAAAGCTACTCGCCTTCCCCCTTCGCCGGCGGCATCGTGTAGGTACGGGAGCCGAGCTCGCGGTCGATCATCAGCAGCGCGTGCCCCGCCTTGCCCGCCATCTCGAGGAGCTGGACGTTGCGGGAGGCGTTGGACTCCTCCTCGACCTGCTCGTCGACGAACCACTGGAGCATGCTCTTCGAGGCGTAGTCCTTCTCGGCGTTCGCCAGCGTGACGAGCGCCTCGATCTTGCCCGTGATGAACTGCTCGTGCTTCAGGGCCGCCTTGAAGGCATCGAGGGGCGATGCCCAGACGTTCTCCGGCTTCTCGATGGCGAGCAGCTCGACCTTCCCGTCGCGCTCGTGGATGTGATCGAAGAACTTCATCGCGTGCTCCATCTCCTCCATGGCCTGCACGCGCATCCACTGGCCCATCCCGTCGAACCCCTGCTCGTGGAAATACGAGGCCATGGAGAGATAGAGGTACGCGGAGAACATCTCGTGCTGTATCTGCTGGTTGAACGCGTCTCGCACCTTCTTCCTGATCATCGGCTACTCCTTCTTCCAGAGACCGTGGACATTGCAGTACTCCCGCGCCTGGACGCTGGCGGCCTTCACGTGGAAGACCGCCTCGGGAGCGTCGCCGGGATTCAGGAACTGCCGGCAGGCGTGCCCGTCGGCGACCAGCTCGATCCACTCGATCCAGTGCTTCTCCTCCATCGGGTGAGGCGTCGAGCCGACCGTCACCTTGTAGCCCCCGTCGATCTTCTCGATGACGGGAACGTGCTTCTCGGTGGCCTGGTCGGCGGTCTTCGCCTCCATGAGCTTCATCGGCTCGGCGCAGCAGACGAGCTGCCCTGGCCCCTCGTGCAGCACCTCGACGATGTTTCCGCATTTGTCGCACTTGTAGATCTGTCGTTTCCTGGTCATCTGTCTCCCCCTTCCGTGGCTGAGAATCGAACCTTCACGAATACGAACGGTGTATGGCGACGGCCGCCCGGCGCTACCAGTTCTCGCCGAGCAGCTCGAAGTATGCCTGCGGGTGCGCGCATGCCGGACAGCGCTCGAGCGCCTCCGTGCCGGTGTGGACGTAGCCGCAGTTGCGGCAGCGCCAGGCGACCGTCGCGTCGCGCCTGAAGACGCGCCCCGCCTCGATGTTGGCGAGGAGCTCGCGGTACCGCTTCTCGTGCTGCTTCTCGGCGACGGAGACCGCGTCGAACACGTCGGCGATGTGCTCGAACCCCTCGTCGCGGGCGATCTGCGAAAAGCCGGGGTACATCTCCGACCACTCGTTCTCCTCGCCCTCGGCCGCCTCCCTGAGGTTGTCGGCCGTGGAGGAGATGCAACCGGCGGGGAAGACGCCCGCGACCTCGGCCATCCCGCCCTCGAGGAACTTGAAGAAACGCTTGGCGTGCTCTTTCTCCTGCTCGGCCGTCTCGGCGAAGATGTCGGCGATCTGCACGTACCCCTCCTTGCGCGCCTGGGACGCGAAGTAGGTGTAGCGGTTCCTCGCCTGGGACTCCCCCGCGAACGCGGTGAGGAGATTCCTTTCCGTCTGCGTTCCCTTGATCGACATGCTCCGGCTCCTTTCGTGTCGTGGTGGATGGGTCGACTGTACTACGTCCGGCCTCGCCGGACAAGAACGTTCATGATCATTCCTTCTTCGGCGGCGCCGCGCCGGCGAAGCGGTACCCGAGCTCCTCGACGGCCCGCTTCATCGCCTCGACGTCGAGATCGGCCCCCGTCACGATCGCTTCGGCCCTCCCGAGATCGACCGCCGCGGCCGAGACCCCCGGCGTCTCGAGCAGCGCCCGGCGGACGCTCCGCACGCAGTGCTCGCATGTCATCCCCTCCACCCGCAGCGCGAGCGTCCTTCCTCCAGCGGACGACACCGCCCTTCCGGCGCGCGAGCGGCAGAAGAAGGAGCAGGCGACGACGCCGGCGAGCAGGACGGCCGCTGCCGTCCTGACCGCGCCGGGAATCATCCAGGGCATCGCGGCGCCCGGCTCGGCGCCGGTCTCCGCGAGGAGGAAATCGAGCAGCAAGCCGGCGCCGAGGGCCGAGAAGGCGACCGTCCCGAGATAGATCATCGCCGTTCGCCGCCCCATGATCTTCCAGACCGTCGCCACGGTGGCCGCGTTCGTGGCCGGCCCGGTCATCAGGAAGACGAGCGCCGCTCCGGGCGACACCCCCTTGGCGATGAGCGCGGCGGCGATCGGCACCGACGCCGTCGCGCAGACGTAGACGGGAATGCCCGCCGCCATGAGGACGAGCATCGAGACGACCCCCCCGCCGAGCGCGCCGGCGAAGAAATCGTCGGGGACGACCGCCGCGATGACGCCGGCGACGATGACGCCGAGGACGAGCGCCCGGTTGATGTCCCGCGGCAGGGCGACGAATCCGTACCGCATCGCGTCGCCGAAGTTGCCGCCGGCGTCCGGGGCGCAGGAGCCTCCGGCGCAGACGGGCCCGGCGGACGGGGCCTCGCGCTTCTCGTCGCCGCCGAAGAGGGTCACGAGCCCGCCGCCGAGCACGCCGCTCGCGAACGCGACGAGGGGCCGGAAGACCGCGAAGACGGGCCCGAGCAGACTCAGGGTCACCATGATGCTGTCGACACCGGTCTGCGGAGTCGAGATCAGGAAGGAGGTCGTCGCGCCCCGCCCCGCGCCGTGGCGACGCAGGGAGGCGGAGACGGGGATGACGCCACAGGAGCAGAGCGGCAGGGGTACGCCGAAGAGGGCCGCCTTGACGACCTGCGAAAGCCCCCGGCCGCCGAGGTGGCGCTCGACCGCCTCGGGTCGGATGAGGATCGAGAGGATGCCCGCCACGAAAAAGCCGAAGAGCAGGTAGGGGGACATCTCGCGGAGCGTCTCCCAGACGGCGCCGAGGATCTCGAACAACATGCC includes:
- a CDS encoding ZIP family metal transporter, whose translation is MAELLRGFHPVTQALIATCFTWLMTAAGAAVVFAGRDIERRVLDAMLGVAAGVMIAASFWSLLAPALEMSGEGPLPSWFPAAAGFLLGAIVLRVVDRILPHVHPRMATADAEGIGTTWRRSTLLVLAITLHNIPEGLAVGVAFGAAAAGIGPATLAGAVALAVGMGIQNFPEGTAVSMPLRREGMSRLRAFWYGQLSGIVEPIAGVAGALAVLSSRAILPYALGFAAGAMIFVVVEEVVPESQSEGNTDIATMGAIGGFVLMMILDVAFGA
- a CDS encoding 4Fe-4S binding protein, producing MRREMIRIDEEKCTGCGECVPNCPEGALQIIDGTARLVSDLFCDGLGACIGHCPEGAIEVEEREAGPYDERRVMENVIPHGANTIRAHLEHLQGHGQDDLLAEAIACLGEKGIAVPEGFAAPRDGGRGLHGGCPGAKIVDRRENAAVPPDAPPHDPVPGSGFRHSALRQWPVQINLVPPNAPFLRGADLLVAADCVPFAHAGFHEELLAGRVLLVGCPKFDDTSRYREKLAEIFRTAGIRSVTVAHMEVPCCNGIVNLVKDAVAASGRIVPMADVTVRIDGTVLPG
- a CDS encoding Rrf2 family transcriptional regulator, coding for MRSVLNISEAASLALHSMALLASRGGEFHSVRELAETIGASEHHLAKVLQRLARSGLVKARRGPGGGFELARPAGDITLLEVFETIDGPLRPSDCLMGTPGCMGDVCIMGDLVASINRMVGRHLAATKLAEFEGVY
- a CDS encoding ferritin produces the protein MIRKKVRDAFNQQIQHEMFSAYLYLSMASYFHEQGFDGMGQWMRVQAMEEMEHAMKFFDHIHERDGKVELLAIEKPENVWASPLDAFKAALKHEQFITGKIEALVTLANAEKDYASKSMLQWFVDEQVEEESNASRNVQLLEMAGKAGHALLMIDRELGSRTYTMPPAKGEGE
- a CDS encoding 2-oxoacid ferredoxin oxidoreductase (catalyzes the coenzyme A-dependent decarboxylation of 2-oxoacids, such as pyruvate and 2-oxoglutarate) — translated: MVTPEDFGSHETAWCPGCGNFQLLEGVKNGLAAAGIAPREVLFVSGIGQAAKAPHYLDVNVFDGLHGRALPAATGAKLADPRLEVIVESGDGCCYGEGGNHFLAAIRRNIGITMIVHDNQIYGLTKGQASPTSAEGLVTKAQPGGVTSERFDPLSIAIAMHANFVARSFSGMPDHLARVVAEAVRHPGFALVDVLQPCVSFNRINTFAWYKKRVYELGGDHDPSDREAAAARAREWGDRIPVGVFFRGDRAPFEQRVPVLRDGPLVGREHDTAALARIMDGFR
- a CDS encoding 2-oxoacid:acceptor oxidoreductase subunit alpha; the encoded protein is MNERVVNTLIAGEAGQGLQTLGGLFARILVRAGYRIVVTQSYMSRIRGGHNTFAVRASAGKIHAPDERVDLLLCLDAPSIAIHREEMREGGVIVADRADAEGAGDGEGLFAVPFDELPGGIVRGTVALGVLCALLGLDRAEAAETVAHAFEKKKGAEVAQANREAFYAGFDRGAARGGGALSLPAAPGGTNRLVMNGNQAIALGAASAGVRFCSFYPMTPATSVPLTLIGMAERAGIVVEQAEDEIAAVNMAIGASFAGATAMTATSGGGFALMQEGVSLAGATETPLVVVVAQRPGPATGLPTRTEQADLDFVLYAGHGEFPRAIWAPGTVEQCFHLARRAVESAERWQGPMFLLTDQFLADSLRAVEPFDIERLPAVRVGADPASVETPYERYRVTGDGVSPRLTPGAGGHIVVADSDEHTADGHLTENLEARVLQHGKRLRKGQGIRAEAAPPELIGDERPELFIVCWGSTRGAAVEAAETISASGTPAAVMHFSQVWPLVAEAFLPALEAAPRAVCVEGNAAGQFAGLVRRETGFAFGERINRYDGLPITPGFILRGLGHGDA
- a CDS encoding flavodoxin domain-containing protein, yielding MKEIFRAIPVTEHVWWVGAIDWDIRDFHGYSTHRGSTYNAYLVMADRVTLIDTVKKPFRDEMMARIASVTDPSGIDTIVSNHSEMDHSGCLVETVRAIGPERLYASAKGAEAIEEHFHAGLPVEAVSDGGSIDLGNMSLTCVETRMLHWPDSMVSWLDADRVLFSQDGFGMHLASCERFDDQIPDLVLEQEAAKYFANILLPFAHITGKVLDRIESLGLDIDVIAPDHGPVWRSKIDRILALYRRWAGRERKRKAVILYDTMWGSTQTMARAVADGLSSNGACVRIMSARGTHRSDIATEILDAGALVVGSPTLNNTIFPALADILTYLKGLKPKGLVGGAFGSYGWSGEAVKLLEGWLDEMKVEKAAEGVRVKYVPDTEALLGCRALGAAVAKRIADLPPMVEGVV
- the hisS gene encoding histidine--tRNA ligase; this translates as MAVNAAALKGFRDLLPGEMLARERIISTIRRIYERYGFVPLSTPALEHRDVLLGYGEEASKQIYLFTDPDGADVGLRFDLTAPLSRVVAEHRDLPRPFKRYQVQPVWRYDKPDPGRFREFLQFDIDTVGATSRAADAEIVAAMHDCLEALGLAFRIRYSSRNVMNALVALLGLDAGMVKPVLRIIDKLDKQGIENVKLELGPGRTDESGAVIEGLGLGDERIATIERFLAIRGETRAATIDEVRAMLGDAEGADTGVADLADIDRFLTAMGIADERVVVDPSIARGLDYYTGPVFEAVLTDAKLERFGSVMGGGRYDGLIEVFTGERTPATGASIGVDRLFSAMQTAGLIEMKPSTADVIVTVMDRKEIVRYGTIAVELRRAGFNTELYLGNQKSIGKQLKYADRQMIPVAVIAGSNEFERGEVSIKDLRVIKETTVEIEERSEWVEKKVGQVTVKQTKMVAEIRRMLSARTERRED
- a CDS encoding desulfoferrodoxin; protein product: MTRKRQIYKCDKCGNIVEVLHEGPGQLVCCAEPMKLMEAKTADQATEKHVPVIEKIDGGYKVTVGSTPHPMEEKHWIEWIELVADGHACRQFLNPGDAPEAVFHVKAASVQAREYCNVHGLWKKE
- a CDS encoding aromatic amino acid lyase encodes the protein MSDTVHLDGKSLAIEDVLDIAAGRKRAVFARGVETKIARFRQGLERQLVERPDIRMYGINVGCGDLKDTDISPAAFEEYQERYIKAHNCATGRPISVEAARAMLVVRLNSFAKGHSGVRPETCRLMLEMINRDVVPEILEEGSVGASGDLVPLAMVGAVMLGLPQAKAYHEGRRMSARRALEAAGLEPIRLGAKEAMAITNGTTFMAALGIFALRDAERLMETATAAAALSLEAIRGEKDAFATLIHNARPHPGQKRTAAAIRRLVAGSRRMTAVSQRYRWGNGEEDARPDTDHIHETGRVRVQDRYSFRCVPQVHGPVLEAIDTLRDVLSIEINSAVDNPLVTVDRRGRFRSVSGGNFHGQPLAVAFDLLKLALASAGLLSNKRTFSMLDRFQSYGLPQDLAADPAAGDTGLMLAQYAAAARAAESRVLSTPASVTSISTSANQEDFVSMGSIGALHLGKVIYNTQVIVGVELLCALRALQMSEGWLPEKLRGLGKGTTPLYRYLDALLPPVDGDHYLKTDIDAVVAEVRAGTLTGLSGE